A window of the Dioscorea cayenensis subsp. rotundata cultivar TDr96_F1 chromosome 14, TDr96_F1_v2_PseudoChromosome.rev07_lg8_w22 25.fasta, whole genome shotgun sequence genome harbors these coding sequences:
- the LOC120276422 gene encoding ribosome biogenesis protein NSA2 homolog, which produces MPQGDYIDLHRKRHGYRPDHFERKRKKEAREVHKRSAFAQKALGIKGKMFAKKRYAEKALMKKTLAMHEESSTRRKVDDKVHDGAIPAYLLDRDTTTRAKVLSNTIKQKRKEKAGKWEVPLPKVRPVAEDEMFRVIRSGKRKSKQWKRMVTKVTFVGPGFTRKPPKYERFIRPMGLRFTKAHVTHPELKCTFNLEIIDIKKNPNGSMYTSLGVVTKGTIIEVNVSELGLVTPAGKVVWGKYAQVTNNPENDGCINAVLLV; this is translated from the exons ATG CCGCAAGGAGATTATATTGACCTTCATCGGAAGCGCCATGGCTACCGCCCCGACCATTTCGAGCGCAAGCGCAAGAAGGAGGCCCGCGAGGTCCACAAGCGGTCTGCTTTCGCTCAGAAG GCGCTGGGGATTAAAGGAAAGATGTTTGCGAAGAAGCGGTATGCGGAGAAGGCGTTGATGAAGAAAAC CCTTGCTATGCATGAGGAATCATCAACTAGGCGCAAGGTGGATGATAAGGTTCATGATGGAGCTATTCCTGCTTATCTGCTTGATCGTGACACAACAACACGTGCTAAG GTTTTGAGCAACACtatcaaacaaaagagaaaggaaaaggcTGGTAAATGGGAGGTTCCTTTGCCAAAA GTTAGACCAGTGGCAGAAGATGAGATGTTCCGGGTAATTCGATCTGGAAAGCGCAAAA GTAAGCAATGGAAGAGAATGGTCACCAAGGTTACATTTGTTGGACCAGGATTTACCAGAAAACCCCCCAAATACGAACGTTTTATCCGCCCCATGGGCTTGAGATTTACCAAGGCTCATGTGACACACCCGGAGCTGAAATGCACTTTTAACCTTGAAATAATTGACATAAAGAAAAATCCAAATGGTTCTATGTACACCTCGTTGGGGGTTGTGACCAAGGGAACCATTATTGAG GTGAATGTCAGTGAGCTCGGTTTGGTTACTCCGGCTGGAAAAGTTGTTTGGG GAAAATATGCTCAAGTCACGAATAATCCAGAGAACGATGGCTGTATAAATGCGGTTTTACTTGTTTAA
- the LOC120276051 gene encoding UDP-glycosyltransferase 91C1 — MLPWLAIGHLLPFLDLAKRLAQHGHQISFFSTPQNLHRLPSLPSHLSSLISFIPLPLPPIPDLPPNASATLDLPSDHLRPLLRKAFDSFQHSLLPFLHSSPPHWLLFDYAAHWVPSLARHLHIKSAFVALHNATALSFFGPPSALSGPDSRTSPEQFTQIPNWIPFPNSTITYRLYEARELFNPGVLPDASGVSESFRYSASISDSDFVAIRSCHEFESIYLDLLQNLYNKPLIPFGLLPPLIHTQNSHQIPNDLKQWLNKQTLKSVVYVAFGSEVKLSKKSVQKIALGLELSQLPFVWVLRASEDWLPEGFGRRNEGKGVVVFGWVPQLSVLGHWAVGGFLCHGGWSSIVEGLGFGVAMVMLPMVFEQGLNARNVVEKGIGVEVVRDENDGSFSGEDVCRSLRLVMVDDEGECFRKRALEMKDVFGHEELHDRYISGFIQFLWDHR, encoded by the coding sequence ATGCTACCATGGTTAGCAATTGGTCACCTTCTCCCATTCCTAGACCTTGCCAAACGTCTAGCACAACACGGCCATCaaatctccttcttctccactcCCCAAAACCTCCACCGTCTCCCATCTCTCCCTTCCCATCTATCCTCTCTCATCTCCTTcatccctctccctctccctcccATCCCTGACCTCCCTCCCAACGCCTCCGCCACTCTTGACCTCCCTTCCGACCATCTCCGTCCACTTCTCCGCAAAGCCTTTGACTCATTCCAACACTCTCTCCTTCCCTTCCtccattcttcacctcctcacTGGCTCCTCTTCGACTACGCCGCTCACTGGGTTCCTTCTCTAGCTCGTCATCTCCACATCAAATCCGCCTTCGTGGCCCTCCACAACGCCACCGCCCTCTCTTTTTTCGGCCCTCCTTCCGCTCTCTCCGGCCCTGATTCCCGTACTTCCCCTGAACAATTCACCCAAATCCCCAATTGGATCCCTTTCCCTAATTCCACTATCACTTACCGTCTCTACGAAGCTCGTGAGCTCTTCAACCCCGGCGTCCTCCCTGATGCCTCCGGCGTCTCTGAGTCCTTCCGCTACAGCGCATCCATCTCCGACTCTGACTTCGTCGCCATTCGTAGCTGCCACGAGTTCGAATCCATTTATttagacctcctccaaaacctcTACAACAAACCTCTCATCCCTTTCGGTTTGCTCCCTCCACTCATACACACTCAAAACAGTCACCAAATTCCCAATGATTTGAAGCAGTGGTTGAATAAACAAACTCTAAAGAGTGTTGTGTATGTAGCATTTGGTAGTGAAGTGAAGCTAAGTAAAAAAAGTGTTCAAAAAATAGCATTAGGGTTGGAGCTTTCGCAACTACCATTTGTTTGGGTTCTCCGAGCAAGTGAAGATTGGTTGCCGGAAGGGTTTGGGAGGAGGAATGAAGGGAAGGGAGttgttgtgtttggttgggTTCCTCAACTGAGTGTTCTTGGTCATTGGGCAGTGGGTGGGTTCCTGTGTCATGGTGGGTGGAGCTCCATTGTTGAAGGGCTTGGGTTTGGGGTGGCAATGGTGATGTTGCCAATGGTATTTGAACAGGGTTTGAATGCTAGGAATGTTGTGGAGAAGGGGATTGGGGTGGAGGTTGTGAGGGATGAAAATGATGGTTCTTTTAGTGGTGAGGATGTTTGTCGGAGTTTGAGGTTGGTGATGGTTGATGACGAAGGGGAGTGTTTTAGGAAGAGGGCTTTGGAGATGAAAGATGTGTTTGGTCATGAGGAGTTGCATGATAGGTATATTAGTGGTTTCATTCAATTTCTCTGGGATCATAGGTAG